A genomic window from Tolypothrix sp. PCC 7910 includes:
- the folB gene encoding dihydroneopterin aldolase, which translates to MDCIHLTGIRGYGYTGYLPEEQVLGQWFEVDVKLWLDLAKPAQTDAIADTIDYRSVISLVQHLVKSSKFALVEKLAGTIADSILQECDRVTKVQVTLSKPAAPIPDFGGKISIELTRTQPIT; encoded by the coding sequence ATGGACTGCATTCACTTAACGGGAATTCGTGGCTATGGCTACACGGGATATTTACCTGAAGAACAGGTACTAGGGCAGTGGTTTGAGGTGGATGTAAAGTTATGGCTGGATCTTGCCAAGCCAGCTCAAACTGATGCGATCGCAGACACTATAGATTACCGCAGTGTTATTAGCTTGGTACAACATCTGGTGAAGTCATCTAAGTTTGCTTTAGTAGAGAAGTTAGCTGGCACAATTGCTGACTCTATCCTCCAAGAGTGCGATCGCGTTACTAAAGTTCAAGTAACTCTCAGCAAACCTGCTGCACCTATCCCAGACTTTGGGGGAAAAATTAGCATTGAGCTGACAAGAACTCAACCCATTACCTAA